The Anopheles marshallii chromosome X, idAnoMarsDA_429_01, whole genome shotgun sequence genome includes a window with the following:
- the LOC128718032 gene encoding uncharacterized protein LOC128718032, whose translation MRQRSSVSIRVSSGIRSSAHGSMESVLPRNRLTSASTSKSNGGSTHYGAAAVVPTPPPAHYRPAVTGGVMNDHSRCDSRTSHQSLSSSIVSSSSNHSGSTKLPKHTVVKSVEHRTRHKISPGPENAVSSTSTQGTSHRAGAGAIAQGSEQGSTSSARTLSANDPDNLSSYRRYSTYTAGLKESSKCPTPGCVGLGHVTGLYSHHRSLSGCPRRDKVSSELLALHETILKCPTPGCNGRGHVSAGRNSHRSLSGCPKAAASKAAARELKYQNGLLFRQKLHTAVLNYQQLGDYHSALAVSADDVAGRDINSTRQLPLQTIQSTETARIRQQPSTPHSRQAKDLSSKHIASHESNSESPDAEVSAHPDVAHSNARPVIKTEQQEDTVLPSGESSSHPHPSDARSNKMLESSYGREQDLARYGQIGDTRQQQYTTAHYDTSQTLPASSYDLGSYTSRGYDTGAFERYDTASYGMQKSFMYGSVYQPVQSTLDDYSVAVGLSGTGVGSTAPGQTPSVGSIGPTVQQESMLPPAGPPLLKVEMPDDNNSTTEPIYPRPVYHYEPSCGGSPAHPPGYSAINLSVKVTSSEGTLRGGVGSPGLTPTNGTSERQPVVDLSSNGVSSSNGQLTADGSKGEAETQLSPKPGTSPNHIKANSPHIPSPQGHTLDLSVSRLPNSSTSPQYHQDTATAATNARSPPTEPVDFSGAPRPLSFGFMGPPGPGYSRESTPDSAASHYLDGYRDHSGYSPHPGYGMVEYANGYPGYGSNYQACPPYGASLGPYSSVPGAGYSSAGSCYAMPPPSHIPSHDKLLKDGMSGLSRTDRQYHTNTQELKCPTPGCDGSGHATGNYSSHRSLSGCPRATKPKSKPRDGQESEPLRCPIPGCDGSGHSTGKFLSHRSASGCPIANRNRMRVMDTGVPTSADLQPQHSSKLNSMKFDAVSNTNGCDALANSLGQGIKKAKYSEDHLSDGYGKQYSAMSDMVMTHSPDQDTRNSGNPANVTTGTVGPPQETIPPSSSMALSHLRSGNNGSVLSRMQDPNVQDAPTEQRNGSAGVGVGGSSESGGAGGSSGAGEDLLSLEAEISELQRENARVESQMLRLKTDITAMETQLSHAERENETTSGRGHVTGYYDHLRNNVITMLEHVKIPPGAGTACDGTALAAHETNIRHVNGEGTRHPITINSSNDKNNNTTTGTSKHLHTDGDGDGNNNNSSHSTSQESVLPSSHGQLCCGGLNTNKRGPSVGEDLQDRALHSSGAVADHPDVPRTPDNRAREEPQYDNYLSKLQSLCSSHSITPSTTSASSTAPASSVDSSNTYTTVVTACSPMVTPQHHHHHHHQHHHLHSHHHLGHLANGGSTSSVPAGPPPSSVPGIMAPHHYQPQPPHPMHHLYEANGPIYTNLGPAAESHPLYDTMKLPSTGGGEAYMGMALPAPI comes from the exons ATGCGCCAGCGATCGTCGGTCTCCATTCGTGTCTCCTCCGGCATCCGCTCAAGCGCCCATGGCTCTATGGAGTCAGTGTTGCCACGCAACCGTCTAACTAGTGCCTCCACGTCCAAAAGCAACGGCGGTAGTACGCATTacggagcagcagcagtagtaccaacgccaccaccagcacacTACCGGCCGGCAGTAACCGGCGGTGTTATGAATGATCACTCTCGCTGCGACAGTCGGACATCGCACCAGAGTCTTAGCAGCAGCAttgtcagcagcagcagcaaccacagTGGTAGTACGAAACTGCCCAAACACACCGTGGTAAAGTCAGTGGAACACCGCACACGGCATAAGATTAGTCCCGGGCCGGAAAACGCTGTCAGCTCCACATCGACACAGGGTACGTCGCATCGTGCCGGTGCGGGTGCTATAGCGCAGGGCAGTGAGCAGGGTTCGACGAGTAGTGCACGGACATTATCGGCGAACGATCCCGACAACCTATCCAGCTATCGACGGTACAGCACCTATACGGCCGGGCTGAAAG AATCGAGCAAGTGCCCCACTCCGGGTTGTGTCGGGTTAGGCCACGTCACCGGACTTTACTCGCATCATAGAAG CTTATCCGGATGTCCACGGCGCGATAAAGTATCGTCAGAAT TACTAGCACTCCACGAGACGATTTTGAAATGCCCTACACCGGGGTGTAACGGCCGAGGACACGTTAGTGCTGGACGCAACTCGCATCGAAGTCTCTCCGGCTGCCCCAAGGCAGCCGCTAGTAAGGCAGCAGCTCGCGAACTCAAGTATCAAAATGGTTTGCTCTTTCGCCAAAAGTTACACACAGCAG TACTAAACTATCAGCAATTGGGGGATTACCATTCGGCATTAGCAGTGTCCGCGGATGACGTAGCTGGCCGCGACATTAACTCAACCCGTCAGCTCCCGTTACAAACCATTCAATCGACTGAAACCGCTAGAATAAGGCAGCAACCATCCACACCCCACAGCCGGCAAGCGAAGGATCTCAGCAGTAAGCATATTGCATCCCACGAATCGAACAGTGAATCACCGGATGCGGAGGTAAGCGCACATCCCGACGTAGCCCATTCGAACGCAAGGCCGGTGATTAAAACTGAGCAGCAGGAGGACACAGTCCTACCATCGGGAGAGTCTTCTAGTCACCCGCACCCGTCAGACGCACGCAGCAACAAGATGCTTGAGAGCAGCTACGGACGTGAACAAGATCTCGCCCGGTACGGGCAGATTGGCGATACGCGACAGCAACAGTATACGACAGCACACTACGATACGAGCCAAACATTACCAGCCAGCTCATACGATCTCGGTTCATACACATCCCGTGGCTACGATACAGGTGCCTTCGAACGGTACGACACCGCCAGCTACGGCATGCAAAAAAGCTTCATGTACGGCTCCGTCTACCAGCCGGTTCAGTCAACGCTCGACGACTACTCGGTTGCGGTCGGTTTGTCCGGCACGGGTGTTGGCTCCACAGCACCGGGCCAGACACCCTCCGTCGGAAGCATTGGCCCGACGGTACAGCAAGAATCGATGCTACCACCGGCAGGGCCACCGCTCCTGAAGGTGGAGATGCCCGACGATAACAACTCCACCACCGAACCAATCTACCCGCGACCCGTCTATCACTACGAACCGTCATGCGGTGGTAGTCCAGCCCATCCGCCCGGTTACTCAGCGATCAATTTAAGCGTAAAGGTAACCTCGAGCGAAGGTACACTGCGCGGTGGCGTTGGATCACCGGGCCTAACGCCCACGAACGGCACATCAGAACGGCAACCCGTCGTGGATCTCTCGTCGAACGGTGTATCCTCCTCCAACGGGCAACTCACAGCGGACGGTAGTAAGGGGGAGGCAGAGACGCAACTAAGTCCCAAACCCGGCACCAGTCCCAACCACATCAAGGCAAACAGCCCACACATACCGAGCCCGCAGGGCCACACACTTGATCTGAGCGTTAGTCGACTACCCAACAG CTCAACAAGTCCACAGTATCACCAGGACACCGCAACGGCTGCAACGAACGCTAGATCACCTCCGACAGAACCGGTGGACTTCAGTGGTGCCCCAAGGCCACTCAGCTTTGGTTTTATGGGACCACCGGGGCCTGGGTATAGCAGGGAGTCGACACCGGACAGTGCTGCATCGCATTATCTGGATGGTTACCGAGATCATAGCG GGTATAGTCCGCATCCGGGTTACGGGATGGTAGAGTACGCCAACGGATATCCTGGGTATGGTTCCAATTATCAGGCCTGTCCACCGTATGGTGCGTCCCTCGGTCCATACTCTTCCGTGCCGGGGGCCGGATACTCGTCCGCTGGTTCCTGTTACGCCATGCCGCCTCCATCACACATACCCTCGCACGACAAGCTGCTCAAGGATGG CATGTCTGGACTTTCGCGCACCGACAGACAATACCACACGAACACGCAGGAGCTCAAATGTCCAACGCCCGGGTGCGATGGTTCTGGCCACGCGACCGGTAACTATTCCTCCCACCGCAGCTTGTCCGGCTGTCCGCGAGCAACCAAACCCAAGAGCAAACCACGAGACGGTCAAGAATCGGAACCGTTAAG ATGTCCAATCCCTGGTTGTGACGGTTCGGGACATTCGACGGGGAAGTTTCTTTCGCATCGAAG CGCGTCCGGATGTCCGATTGCTAACAGGAATCGTATGCGTGTGATGGATACAGGAGTTCCCACCTCGGCCGACCTTCAACCACAGCATTCATCCAAGCTTAACTCGATGAAGTTTGATGCTGTATCGAACACAAATGGTTGTGACG CGCTTGCAAACTCACTAGGTCAGGGCATCAAGAAGGCAAAATACTCCGAAGATCATCTGTCCGATGGCTATGGTAAACAGTATTCAG CAATGTCAGATATGGTGATGACACACTCGCCGGATCAAGATACGCGCAACAGCGGCAATCCTGCCAATGTGACAACTGGTACCGTAGGACCGCCGCAGGAAACGATACCGCCCAGCTCATCGATGGCCCTCTCCCACCTCAGGTCCGGCAACAACGGTAGCGTACTGTCCCGTATGCAGGACCCGAACGTGCAGGACGCACCGACGGAGCAGCGCAATGGATCGGCGGGCGTTGGCGTCGGCGGTAGCAGCGAGagcggtggtgctggtggatcATCCGGAGCCGGCGAAGACCTGCTGTCGCTCGAGGCGGAAATATCCGAGCTGCAGCGGGAGAACGCCCGCGTCGAGTCGCAGATGCTCCGGCTGAAGACCGACATTACCGCAATGGAGACGCAGCTTAGCCACGCCGAACGG GAAAACGAGACAACTTCCGGTCGTGGCCACGTAACGGGATACTATGATCATCTGCGCAATAACGTTATTACCATGCTCGAACACGTCAAGATTCCACCGGGAGCTGGTACAGCATGTGACGGTACTGCCCTGGCCGCACACGAAACCAACATCCGACACGTCAACGGTGAAGGTACCCGGCATCCGATCACCATCAACAGTAGCAacgataaaaacaacaatactACAACGGGCACCAGTAAGCATCTTCACACTGATGGTGACGGTGATGGTAACAATAATAACAGCAGCCACAGTACCAGCCAGGAGTCCGTACTGCCTTCCTCCCATGGGCAGCTCTGCTGCGGTGGACTCAATACGAACAAACGAGGTCCATCGGTTGGTGAGGACCTACAAGACCGAGCGCTGCATTCTTCTGGTGCCGTCGCCGACCATCCGGACGTGCCGCGTACACCGGACAATCGTGCGAGAGAGGAACCACAGTACGATAACTACCTTTCCAAGCTGCAGTCCCTCTGCTCGTCACACTCGATCACCCCGTCCACTACCTCCGCTTCGTCTACTGCGCCCGCTTCCTCGGTCGACTCTTCCAACACCTACACCACGGTCGTGACCGCCTGCAGCCCAATGGTAACGCCacagcaccaccatcaccatcaccatcagcatcatcacctGCACTCGCACCACCATCTCGGCCATCTGGCAAATGGCGGTTCGACTTCGTCCGTGCCAGCCGGACCACCACCCTCTTCCGTGCCCGGCATAATGGCACCACATCACTACCAACCCCAACCGCCCCACCCGATGCACCATCTGTACGAAGCAAACGGTCCGATCTACACCAATCTTGGGCCGGCCGCTGAATCACACCCACTGTACGACACGATGAAACTACCGAGTACTGGCGGTGGTGAAGCATACATGGGCATGGCACTGCCGGCACCGATCTAA